One region of Bacillus pumilus genomic DNA includes:
- a CDS encoding ABC transporter substrate-binding protein, with amino-acid sequence MKFSHVIFVGLVSMLLLGGCSQAAPVEKGSGQGALKIKDFAGRTLSFEDSPQRIVSLSTGDMSILYALGGEVVGRPDAELPESLQQATSVQTIGTTHQFDVELITSLKPDVVLGNEQLNSKDITTIEGIGSQLLLTSANSVKDIQRQITLFGDLLGKQQKAKALNKQIDQRKKQVKQPQKKVKTLVVYGAPGTYMAALPQSLSGDLLHIAGGTNIAENEPALEKFPQYAQINAEKVIEADPDLILLMTHSNPEDVKAGFMSEMKQNAAWHDVSAVKHGHVEILPSDLFGTNPGADVMRAIDELEKRLKRLSS; translated from the coding sequence TTGAAATTTTCACATGTGATCTTCGTGGGACTTGTCTCGATGCTTCTCCTCGGCGGATGCAGTCAGGCAGCACCTGTAGAGAAAGGGAGCGGTCAAGGTGCGCTGAAGATAAAGGACTTTGCCGGCAGAACGCTGTCGTTTGAGGACTCCCCTCAGCGTATTGTCTCATTATCGACTGGAGACATGAGCATCCTATATGCCTTAGGCGGTGAGGTGGTCGGTCGTCCGGACGCCGAATTACCAGAGAGCTTACAACAGGCTACATCAGTCCAAACAATTGGTACCACACATCAATTTGATGTAGAGCTCATCACAAGCTTAAAGCCCGATGTTGTACTTGGGAATGAACAATTAAACAGCAAGGACATCACTACAATAGAAGGAATTGGTTCACAGCTTCTTTTGACAAGTGCCAATTCAGTGAAGGACATCCAGCGCCAAATTACGTTATTCGGAGATTTGCTAGGGAAGCAGCAAAAAGCAAAAGCGCTTAACAAGCAAATCGATCAGCGGAAAAAGCAGGTCAAACAGCCTCAGAAAAAAGTGAAGACACTCGTTGTATACGGGGCACCTGGCACATATATGGCGGCACTTCCTCAATCCTTAAGCGGAGATTTACTGCACATCGCTGGAGGGACGAACATTGCTGAGAATGAACCGGCACTCGAAAAATTCCCTCAATACGCTCAAATCAATGCAGAAAAGGTCATCGAAGCTGATCCTGATCTTATCCTGCTTATGACCCACAGCAATCCTGAAGATGTGAAAGCGGGCTTTATGAGTGAAATGAAACAGAATGCCGCATGGCACGATGTATCAGCTGTCAAACATGGACACGTCGAGATTCTGCCTAGTGATCTATTTGGGACGAATCCAGGCGCAGACGTGATGAGAGCGATTGATGAGCTAGAGAAAAGATTGAAGCGATTGTCATCATGA
- a CDS encoding ABC transporter ATP-binding protein, which translates to MDIREVSFSYDQQKDIVQSVTTHIEKGKITTIIGPNGSGKSTLLSLMANNHAPNKGQIHLDGQALNAFKPKELAKKLAVVHQQNEAPLDLTIERVVAFGRTPYQTMRGGDKEEDERAIEWALSSTKLTEKRKVPLASLSGGERQRVWIAMALAQKTSILFLDEPTTYLDIYYQFDILELIRELNVVHGLTIVMVLHDMNQAVRYSDVIIAMKNGRIMSEGQPNDVLTEENVRHIYDVSVTIKQDAETGMYIVPVGI; encoded by the coding sequence ATGGACATTCGTGAGGTGTCATTCTCATATGACCAGCAGAAGGACATCGTTCAATCGGTCACAACACACATTGAAAAGGGGAAAATCACAACCATTATCGGTCCGAATGGCTCAGGGAAATCCACACTGCTTTCATTGATGGCGAATAACCATGCGCCAAACAAAGGGCAAATTCACTTAGACGGCCAAGCACTGAATGCATTTAAGCCAAAGGAGCTGGCAAAAAAGCTGGCTGTCGTCCATCAGCAAAATGAAGCGCCGCTTGATTTAACGATCGAGAGGGTCGTGGCATTCGGCAGAACGCCGTACCAGACGATGCGCGGAGGAGATAAGGAAGAGGATGAGAGAGCGATAGAGTGGGCGCTTTCCAGTACAAAGCTAACGGAAAAACGAAAGGTGCCGCTCGCCTCACTGTCAGGCGGTGAGCGGCAGCGAGTATGGATTGCGATGGCACTTGCGCAAAAAACGTCGATCCTTTTCTTAGATGAACCGACAACCTATTTGGATATCTATTATCAATTTGACATTCTTGAGCTGATCCGTGAGCTCAATGTCGTACATGGACTAACAATCGTTATGGTGCTACACGACATGAATCAGGCTGTCCGCTACAGCGATGTCATCATTGCGATGAAGAATGGCCGGATTATGAGTGAAGGACAGCCAAATGATGTGTTAACAGAAGAAAATGTGCGGCACATTTATGATGTGTCCGTCACGATTAAACAGGATGCAGAAACAGGGATGTATATCGTGCCTGTTGGGATATAA
- a CDS encoding FecCD family ABC transporter permease — MKKTGILFLTVSVLLVCVFIYSAITGSIHVTPIELLEGLITGQHAQVEIIKDLRIPRMLIAMFTGAALSVSGVLLQSVMRNPLADAGVIGISSGASFFSLMAITALPQFYFYSPLFSVLGGAIACFLVYVLSWKGGLSPIRMILVGIAINAMFTGMAEAFVTICSYFNITINQSGQSNLTMKTWGDVRLIGVYGVVGLVIALFFSRWCNLLALQDKTAKNLGLRVTRMRLLISITAVLLAAVTAAVAGVIAFVGLLIPHISRRLVGSDHRVLIPFSALSGALLILTADTLGRTLVAPNEIPASTIMAVIGGPFLIFLLRRGDRLHGHS; from the coding sequence ATGAAAAAAACAGGGATTTTATTTCTGACAGTCAGTGTCTTACTGGTGTGCGTGTTTATTTATTCCGCCATTACGGGGAGCATTCATGTCACCCCGATTGAATTATTGGAAGGGCTCATCACCGGTCAACATGCACAGGTAGAAATCATTAAAGATCTCAGAATTCCTCGCATGCTCATTGCAATGTTTACAGGGGCCGCTTTATCTGTCTCCGGTGTACTGCTGCAGTCGGTCATGAGGAATCCATTAGCTGATGCCGGCGTCATTGGGATTTCATCAGGAGCCAGCTTCTTTTCTTTAATGGCAATAACAGCACTTCCTCAATTTTATTTCTACTCTCCTTTATTTTCGGTGTTAGGTGGAGCCATTGCGTGTTTCCTCGTGTATGTTCTGTCTTGGAAGGGTGGATTAAGCCCCATCCGCATGATTTTGGTTGGGATCGCCATCAATGCCATGTTTACTGGAATGGCTGAAGCATTTGTGACCATTTGCAGCTATTTCAATATCACGATCAATCAATCAGGACAGTCAAATCTCACGATGAAAACGTGGGGAGATGTCCGCTTAATCGGAGTCTATGGCGTCGTCGGCCTTGTCATAGCCCTTTTCTTTAGCAGATGGTGTAACCTCTTGGCTCTTCAGGACAAGACAGCGAAAAATTTAGGATTGCGTGTGACCAGAATGCGCCTTTTGATTTCCATCACAGCTGTATTGCTTGCGGCGGTGACAGCAGCGGTCGCAGGCGTGATTGCGTTTGTCGGTTTGCTTATCCCTCACATTTCAAGAAGACTTGTCGGCTCGGATCACCGGGTACTTATTCCATTTTCTGCGTTAAGCGGGGCTTTGCTGATTCTGACGGCTGATACGCTCGGCAGGACGCTTGTTGCGCCAAATGAAATTCCTGCTTCTACGATCATGGCCGTGATTGGCGGACCATTTCTGATCTTTTTACTAAGAAGGGGGGATCGTCTCCATGGACATTCGTGA
- the ribD gene encoding bifunctional diaminohydroxyphosphoribosylaminopyrimidine deaminase/5-amino-6-(5-phosphoribosylamino)uracil reductase RibD gives MPHHERYMNLSLENARAMKGQTSPNPLVGAVIVRDNEIVGVGAHMKAGEPHAEIHALKMAGDKAKGATIYVTLEPCSHHGRTGPCAEALVKAGVETVVVAALDPNPLVAGRGIAILQDAGIQVITGVLEQESILMNEVFNHFITKKTPFVTLKAGITLDGKIASATSDSKWITSETSRYDAHHIRSINDAILVGAQTVIHDDPSLTARIPNGHHPIRIVLDSRLSTPLTAKIVTDQMAPTWIFTTKQADEEKRAALEAAGVSVFVTDSETRVPLQEVLQMLGERNVSSLMIEGGGQINASFLEQQLVDKLVIYMAPKLIGGRLSPSFFGGEGIRLMSDAIELDQLSVETLGKDIKITGYPVYQ, from the coding sequence TTGCCACATCATGAGCGATATATGAATCTATCCCTAGAAAATGCACGGGCAATGAAAGGCCAGACATCACCGAACCCGCTCGTCGGGGCTGTGATTGTGCGCGATAATGAAATTGTTGGAGTCGGTGCTCATATGAAAGCCGGTGAACCACATGCTGAAATTCATGCACTTAAAATGGCTGGAGACAAGGCAAAAGGAGCCACTATTTATGTGACCCTCGAGCCTTGTTCCCACCATGGCCGTACAGGTCCTTGTGCGGAGGCACTTGTGAAAGCAGGCGTCGAAACCGTTGTCGTGGCAGCACTTGACCCGAACCCGCTTGTCGCTGGCCGCGGAATCGCCATTTTACAAGATGCTGGCATCCAAGTGATTACAGGCGTACTTGAGCAGGAATCCATTCTCATGAATGAAGTGTTTAATCATTTTATTACGAAAAAAACACCTTTCGTGACGCTCAAGGCAGGTATTACCTTAGACGGAAAAATTGCGTCTGCTACGTCTGACAGCAAATGGATTACATCTGAGACATCCCGTTATGATGCTCATCATATCCGCAGCATCAATGATGCGATTTTGGTCGGTGCTCAAACTGTTATTCATGACGATCCTTCACTAACTGCACGGATTCCAAATGGGCATCATCCGATTCGAATTGTTTTAGACTCTAGGCTCTCAACACCGCTGACAGCAAAGATCGTCACTGATCAGATGGCACCAACATGGATCTTTACAACAAAGCAAGCCGATGAGGAAAAACGAGCCGCTTTAGAAGCAGCCGGCGTCAGCGTCTTTGTAACAGACAGCGAGACGCGGGTGCCCCTGCAAGAAGTACTTCAAATGCTGGGAGAAAGAAATGTCTCCTCCCTCATGATTGAAGGCGGCGGCCAGATCAATGCTTCATTTTTAGAACAGCAGCTTGTAGATAAATTGGTCATTTATATGGCACCTAAACTCATTGGCGGAAGACTTTCTCCTTCCTTTTTCGGAGGCGAAGGCATACGTCTCATGAGTGATGCCATTGAATTGGATCAGCTCTCAGTAGAAACACTTGGGAAAGATATTAAAATAACGGGCTATCCCGTTTATCAATAA
- a CDS encoding VOC family protein, whose amino-acid sequence MKTIEELRLGVTELHVSSFERSLPFYTDILGFSILEKTDSTVTLGSNAKEPILLLKEDAQLKEKPDHEPGLYHFAVLLPTRKNLGTWLAHVIKKGYPLIGASDHFFSEAIYLSDPDGIGVEIYADRPEDVWVGENGELKGGGNAPLDGDGLLQEAADTTWEGLPAGTVMGHLHFHLNPEEADSFYVNTLGFHIRMAPPASVFIAAGVYHHHLAFNAWGRGRKGAIDPRFSGIRSYTLVFPQEADRQSVVERLTKAGTQVKTIGKSNEFVDPFGVLVRLQIEETDKKEGAEYGQTHRS is encoded by the coding sequence TTGAAGACAATTGAGGAGCTAAGATTGGGTGTAACAGAGTTACATGTATCCAGCTTTGAGCGTTCTTTACCTTTTTATACAGACATTTTAGGATTTTCTATATTAGAAAAGACAGATTCCACAGTGACACTTGGCAGCAATGCAAAGGAACCAATCCTTTTGTTAAAAGAAGATGCACAGCTAAAAGAGAAACCTGATCACGAGCCAGGACTTTATCATTTTGCTGTTTTATTACCTACCAGAAAAAACCTGGGCACATGGCTGGCACATGTGATCAAAAAAGGCTATCCTTTAATTGGAGCAAGCGATCACTTTTTCAGTGAAGCCATTTATTTAAGTGACCCTGACGGCATAGGCGTAGAAATATATGCTGATCGCCCTGAGGACGTTTGGGTAGGTGAGAATGGAGAACTGAAAGGTGGCGGAAATGCACCTCTTGATGGAGATGGTCTCCTGCAAGAAGCCGCTGATACGACGTGGGAAGGACTTCCGGCTGGGACAGTCATGGGACACTTACATTTCCATCTGAACCCAGAAGAAGCTGATTCCTTTTATGTCAATACGCTCGGTTTTCATATCCGAATGGCTCCACCAGCAAGCGTATTTATCGCCGCTGGTGTATACCACCATCACCTTGCCTTTAATGCATGGGGACGCGGACGAAAAGGAGCCATTGATCCACGTTTTTCAGGAATTAGAAGCTATACACTTGTATTCCCACAAGAAGCAGACAGACAGTCCGTCGTTGAGCGCCTAACAAAAGCAGGCACTCAAGTGAAAACAATAGGGAAAAGTAACGAATTTGTTGATCCATTTGGCGTTCTCGTTCGTTTACAGATTGAAGAAACAGACAAAAAAGAAGGTGCAGAATATGGACAAACACACAGATCTTAA
- a CDS encoding NEAT domain-containing protein produces MKRLFHLKAAILLVLFSLLTAFQIPQGTAQAASFVDGEYTVGFTVLKNGSTEASMMDTYTEKPAKLIVENGKTTAYVTLKQSKEITDFKVEQNGALVTTETVSEDATANTRVIKFDVADLSAKLNGWVKIYWDLGGFIYDEAYDVQLAFDQSSLTLVTPAKPDDNETKPDDQNGTKPDDNETKPDDQNGTKPDDNETKPDDQNGTKPDDQQTTPDNNNGTKPVDSAQNQLKDGEYRINYSVLKGDEDEASRMNQYFSHPASLTVKNGKQTISFTVKDNTSVASLKIEKNGSYQEVKTVSTDQAKNTRVVSFDVADLKKAVKGKVHIVVAAAHYDQTYDIRFQFDAKSIAPLKGGQVEEETPAAPETPKPNTPSPETNNGGVAQETAQLKDGVYKLPFSMKKADKDELSRMNDYVVSPATLVVKNGRHFVSYTVKNSSAITSFQVGTGGKFEETLVAKTDQKSDTRVIQYEAKSLSTAQAARVKIDIPAANYHEQYDVKLIYDTKGIALGEGSGIRSIIGDDESIGFVKNPNDRDSQSNQPNQLENLAPEETGAEQLTFTPSDDQTKSETGQLNPKTGDTSLLWVYILLFGGSLFVLVRKYQTRTR; encoded by the coding sequence TTGAAACGTCTTTTTCATCTAAAGGCAGCCATTCTGCTCGTTTTATTCAGTTTATTGACTGCATTTCAGATTCCTCAAGGAACGGCTCAAGCTGCATCATTTGTTGATGGTGAATACACGGTCGGATTCACTGTTTTAAAAAATGGCAGCACAGAAGCGTCCATGATGGATACGTATACAGAAAAGCCAGCTAAGCTGATTGTGGAAAATGGCAAGACGACTGCCTATGTCACACTGAAGCAAAGCAAAGAGATTACAGATTTCAAGGTCGAACAAAATGGCGCTCTTGTCACCACTGAAACTGTCAGTGAGGATGCAACTGCCAATACACGTGTGATCAAGTTTGATGTTGCCGACCTATCAGCCAAATTAAACGGCTGGGTGAAAATTTACTGGGATTTAGGCGGCTTTATTTATGACGAAGCATATGACGTACAGCTTGCATTCGATCAAAGCAGCCTAACGCTCGTTACACCTGCAAAGCCAGACGATAACGAAACAAAACCAGATGACCAAAATGGCACAAAGCCAGACGATAACGAAACAAAGCCGGATGACCAAAATGGCACAAAGCCAGACGATAACGAAACAAAGCCGGATGATCAAAATGGCACAAAGCCAGACGATCAGCAGACAACACCAGACAATAACAATGGTACAAAGCCAGTAGATTCCGCGCAAAACCAACTGAAAGATGGCGAGTACCGCATCAATTACAGTGTGCTCAAAGGGGATGAGGACGAGGCATCTCGGATGAACCAATACTTCTCACATCCTGCATCCTTAACCGTCAAAAACGGAAAGCAAACCATTTCCTTTACGGTGAAGGACAATACGTCTGTTGCTTCTTTGAAAATAGAGAAAAACGGCTCTTATCAAGAAGTGAAGACCGTCAGCACAGATCAAGCAAAGAACACAAGAGTGGTGTCATTTGATGTCGCTGATTTGAAAAAAGCGGTCAAAGGAAAAGTTCACATTGTAGTAGCGGCCGCCCACTATGACCAAACTTACGATATTCGTTTTCAATTCGATGCAAAGAGTATCGCGCCACTTAAAGGCGGACAGGTAGAGGAAGAAACACCTGCTGCACCAGAAACACCAAAACCAAACACACCATCACCAGAAACAAATAACGGCGGAGTTGCTCAAGAGACGGCTCAGCTTAAAGATGGTGTATACAAGCTTCCTTTCTCAATGAAGAAAGCAGACAAGGATGAGCTTTCTCGTATGAACGATTACGTCGTGAGCCCTGCGACATTGGTTGTGAAAAATGGCCGCCATTTCGTTTCATATACAGTGAAGAATAGCTCAGCCATCACGTCCTTCCAAGTAGGAACAGGTGGCAAGTTTGAGGAGACGCTTGTTGCAAAAACAGATCAAAAATCAGATACACGAGTGATTCAATACGAAGCCAAAAGCTTAAGCACGGCTCAGGCAGCACGCGTAAAAATTGATATTCCAGCTGCGAATTATCATGAGCAGTACGATGTCAAACTTATCTATGACACAAAAGGAATTGCTCTTGGTGAAGGAAGCGGGATTCGATCGATCATCGGAGACGATGAGAGTATCGGCTTTGTCAAAAATCCAAATGATCGCGATTCTCAATCAAATCAACCAAATCAACTTGAGAATTTAGCGCCAGAGGAAACAGGTGCAGAGCAGCTAACATTTACTCCATCAGATGACCAAACCAAGTCTGAGACTGGACAGCTGAATCCAAAAACAGGAGATACCTCTCTTCTTTGGGTGTATATTCTTTTATTCGGCGGGTCATTATTCGTACTCGTCAGAAAGTATCAAACAAGAACAAGATAG
- the srtB gene encoding class B sortase encodes MKRGKRVWQRMLTIVCLGVFIYSGSAIGLELFGYYQNRQVLAKAQTMYGHEQGMNESREPGTIRTSFDELRKVNDDIVGWINMKDTMIQYPIVQSRDNAFYLTRNYLKNDTRAGSIFMDYRNDVLHESPNTVVYGHRMRDGSMFAGLTNYLKKDFFDEHRTFQYDTLYQSYEAEIFAVYETTVDFDYIQTDFRDLGEYAHYLQAVRKKSIYQTKTDVSTDDLILTLSTCDHVLAPKNGRLVVQAKLKKVY; translated from the coding sequence GTGAAAAGAGGAAAACGGGTCTGGCAGCGGATGCTGACGATCGTCTGTTTAGGTGTATTCATTTATAGCGGGTCGGCCATTGGCTTAGAGCTGTTCGGCTATTATCAAAATCGTCAGGTGCTTGCAAAGGCTCAGACGATGTATGGACATGAGCAAGGAATGAATGAAAGCCGGGAGCCGGGAACCATTCGTACGTCATTTGATGAACTGCGGAAGGTAAACGATGACATTGTCGGCTGGATCAATATGAAGGACACGATGATTCAGTACCCAATCGTCCAATCTCGCGATAATGCGTTCTACTTAACCCGTAATTACTTAAAAAACGACACCCGGGCAGGCAGTATTTTTATGGATTATCGCAATGACGTCTTGCATGAAAGCCCGAATACTGTGGTGTACGGACATCGGATGAGGGATGGGTCCATGTTCGCTGGACTCACAAACTATTTAAAAAAGGATTTCTTCGATGAGCATCGGACATTTCAGTACGATACGCTGTATCAAAGCTATGAAGCGGAGATTTTTGCCGTGTATGAAACAACGGTGGACTTCGATTATATTCAAACCGATTTTCGAGATCTTGGCGAATATGCGCACTACTTGCAAGCTGTGCGGAAAAAATCAATCTACCAAACGAAAACAGACGTGTCCACCGATGACCTCATTCTCACTCTATCGACCTGTGATCATGTGCTTGCACCGAAAAACGGGCGTCTCGTGGTACAGGCAAAGCTAAAGAAAGTTTACTAG
- the isdE gene encoding heme ABC transporter substrate-binding protein IsdE → MKHRMLCTLIAALSVCVILSGCSQSAESSAKGKKNADSNARIVATTVAAVEIMDALEIDLVGVPTSQKSLPARYKGLPEVGNPMSPDMEIIQSLQPTDVLSVTTLQYDLETPFQQAGVPATYLNLESMANMEKAITKLGAQYDRKKQAERIVSDFEQKKKDIQEKTKGKRKPSVLILLGVPGSYLVATEHSYIGDLVRIAGGENIVKGEKMEYLASNTEYLQKANPDIILRAAHGMPDEVVRMFDQEFKTNDIWKHFHAVKQDRVYDLEESLFGTTGNLKAAEALDELTRMLYPS, encoded by the coding sequence TTGAAGCATCGAATGTTATGTACCTTGATCGCTGCCCTTAGTGTGTGCGTGATCTTATCGGGCTGCTCACAGTCAGCTGAAAGCTCAGCAAAAGGCAAAAAAAACGCAGATTCAAATGCGCGCATTGTGGCAACGACTGTAGCTGCTGTGGAGATCATGGATGCCTTAGAGATCGATCTTGTTGGGGTGCCAACAAGCCAAAAATCCTTGCCAGCTCGTTATAAAGGACTGCCAGAAGTAGGCAATCCAATGAGCCCAGACATGGAAATCATCCAATCACTTCAACCGACAGATGTCCTGTCCGTTACAACCCTTCAATATGATTTAGAGACACCCTTTCAACAAGCAGGTGTCCCTGCCACATACTTAAATCTCGAGAGCATGGCTAACATGGAGAAGGCGATTACGAAGCTTGGAGCTCAGTATGACAGAAAGAAACAAGCCGAGCGCATTGTGTCTGACTTTGAGCAAAAAAAGAAAGACATACAAGAGAAGACGAAGGGAAAACGAAAGCCATCCGTTCTGATTTTGCTTGGTGTACCAGGCAGTTATTTGGTGGCGACAGAGCATTCATATATTGGTGATCTTGTGCGTATCGCAGGCGGAGAGAACATTGTCAAAGGCGAGAAGATGGAGTATTTGGCTTCCAATACGGAGTATTTACAAAAAGCCAATCCAGATATCATCCTCCGGGCCGCACATGGGATGCCAGATGAAGTCGTCCGCATGTTTGATCAAGAATTTAAAACAAATGACATTTGGAAGCATTTTCATGCAGTCAAGCAAGACCGGGTGTATGACCTCGAAGAAAGCTTATTCGGGACAACGGGCAATTTAAAGGCAGCAGAAGCACTAGATGAACTAACGCGTATGCTGTATCCGTCATAA
- a CDS encoding NEAT domain-containing protein, which produces MKAIRSTSHVLLFFSFVLLFALAPISSASAAGLADGQHSAQYVVWKADSDSTSTANTYFEKPAKLVVKDGKIKAQVTLTNSSWITSFKTLEQGVYKDAKVISTNTAANKRTVEFNVNSLTEVVPAKVSVTVPVIGYTGNYDIRIKFDAASVQ; this is translated from the coding sequence ATGAAAGCCATTCGTTCAACATCACACGTATTATTGTTCTTTAGCTTTGTTCTATTATTTGCTCTAGCCCCGATTAGCTCAGCCTCAGCAGCAGGCTTAGCAGATGGTCAACATTCAGCACAATATGTGGTATGGAAGGCAGATAGCGATTCGACTTCAACAGCGAATACGTATTTTGAAAAACCAGCCAAGCTTGTCGTGAAGGATGGAAAAATCAAAGCACAAGTCACGTTAACGAATAGTTCTTGGATCACTAGCTTTAAAACACTTGAACAAGGTGTCTACAAAGATGCGAAGGTGATCAGTACAAACACAGCTGCGAATAAGAGAACAGTAGAATTCAACGTGAACAGCCTGACAGAAGTCGTACCAGCAAAAGTGAGCGTGACTGTACCGGTCATCGGATATACAGGTAATTACGACATCCGTATCAAGTTTGATGCAGCATCTGTTCAGTAA
- the isdC gene encoding heme uptake protein IsdC, translating into MKKMMRLSVFMTALLLALMLPFSNAQAATLKDGTYSVNYTVLKAEGNAVSMANDYWLKPAKVIAKNGKLTVQMTIKNSSWVTEFKVPGNGGYVDTTVLSTNKKANTRIVQFQAQSLSKPIKSKIHVTVKSADYDHDYTIQLKFDESSMKSLSSNSTNKSAGEAEKQQPSKESTKTSDSSTTKQEENPQTGDTNQTGWLLVLALCSGGFLARKWIIKH; encoded by the coding sequence ATGAAAAAAATGATGAGGCTATCAGTCTTCATGACCGCTTTATTATTGGCACTCATGCTGCCTTTTTCAAACGCACAGGCTGCCACGTTAAAGGATGGTACATACTCCGTCAACTATACTGTGCTCAAGGCTGAAGGAAATGCGGTCTCTATGGCAAATGACTACTGGCTGAAGCCAGCAAAAGTGATTGCAAAAAATGGGAAGCTGACAGTACAAATGACCATTAAAAATAGCAGCTGGGTGACGGAATTTAAAGTCCCCGGAAATGGCGGCTATGTCGATACAACGGTTCTCTCAACCAATAAAAAAGCCAACACAAGGATTGTTCAGTTCCAAGCTCAGAGCTTGTCTAAACCAATCAAATCAAAAATTCATGTCACTGTAAAATCTGCTGATTATGATCATGATTATACCATTCAGCTGAAATTTGATGAGAGCAGCATGAAATCACTTTCGTCTAACAGCACAAACAAATCAGCGGGTGAAGCAGAAAAGCAGCAGCCATCAAAAGAATCAACGAAAACATCTGATTCATCCACGACAAAACAAGAAGAGAATCCTCAAACTGGTGATACAAACCAGACAGGGTGGCTCCTTGTGCTTGCTCTATGCTCAGGCGGATTTTTAGCAAGAAAGTGGATCATTAAGCATTAA
- a CDS encoding GTP cyclohydrolase II → MDKHTDLKTAILKDKIKRVQQEDGYIYITGPIKLPVNLDGRTVMFNWYSWLKDDGLEPLSDEALIESLSSRQLADHQQSSVLVYGDFEHADEALIRMHSICHTGDIFGSKRCDCGFQLKQSMRMIEDNGAGALFYLANHEGRGIGLFTKAMAYILQENGYDTVEANEALGFEDDTRQYEEAIAVLQTLRTKPVRLITNNPKKTDAISHAGLSLSGRIPLWGDVSEFNEKYLQTKINRSGHMKAEQEVRTIATS, encoded by the coding sequence ATGGACAAACACACAGATCTTAAAACAGCCATTTTAAAAGATAAAATCAAACGAGTACAGCAAGAAGACGGGTATATATATATCACTGGACCCATTAAATTGCCAGTGAATTTAGACGGCAGAACGGTGATGTTCAACTGGTATTCATGGTTAAAAGACGACGGGTTAGAGCCATTGTCAGATGAAGCTTTAATTGAAAGCCTCTCCTCCCGCCAGCTTGCCGATCATCAGCAGTCAAGCGTACTAGTGTATGGAGATTTCGAGCACGCTGACGAAGCTCTTATCCGCATGCATTCCATTTGTCACACTGGTGATATTTTCGGAAGCAAGCGCTGCGACTGCGGATTCCAATTGAAGCAGTCCATGCGAATGATTGAGGACAATGGTGCAGGTGCCCTGTTTTATTTAGCCAACCATGAAGGCCGAGGTATTGGACTTTTCACGAAAGCCATGGCTTATATCCTTCAAGAAAACGGCTACGATACAGTAGAAGCGAACGAAGCACTCGGCTTTGAAGATGACACGCGTCAATATGAAGAAGCCATCGCGGTTCTTCAAACACTTCGTACAAAGCCAGTCAGACTCATTACCAATAATCCGAAAAAGACAGATGCCATCAGCCATGCAGGTTTATCTCTTTCTGGACGTATTCCGCTTTGGGGTGATGTCTCAGAGTTTAATGAAAAATACTTGCAGACAAAAATCAACCGCTCAGGTCACATGAAGGCGGAGCAAGAGGTGCGTACGATTGCCACATCATGA
- a CDS encoding winged helix-turn-helix transcriptional regulator — MAQVDGCPITDAMEILGKKWVILIINQLLTGPKRFCQLENEMNISGRLLSERLKDLEAEGLVEKNVYPDIPVRIEYELTAQGKKIDPIIREMYAWSLERKNSKKGEHVPS, encoded by the coding sequence ATGGCTCAAGTAGATGGCTGCCCAATCACAGATGCCATGGAGATTCTAGGCAAGAAGTGGGTCATTCTCATCATCAATCAGCTTCTGACAGGCCCTAAGCGTTTCTGTCAGCTTGAAAATGAAATGAACATCAGCGGCAGATTATTATCTGAAAGGCTGAAGGATTTAGAGGCTGAAGGACTCGTTGAGAAAAACGTATACCCTGACATTCCAGTACGGATTGAATACGAATTAACAGCGCAAGGGAAGAAAATAGACCCGATTATTCGTGAAATGTATGCTTGGTCTTTAGAACGTAAAAACAGCAAAAAAGGGGAACATGTTCCTTCCTAA